In Solanum lycopersicum chromosome 5, SLM_r2.1, the following are encoded in one genomic region:
- the LOC101265334 gene encoding protein phosphatase 2C and cyclic nucleotide-binding/kinase domain-containing protein isoform X2: MGCVYSRACIGEICAPRNVDVKEPENVKPAEIPVFSPASSNGEDGETRDQLNQLSLSRDNEIGITRLSRVSAQFLPPDGSRVVKVPSGNYELRCSFLSQRGYYPDALDKANQDSLCIHTPFGTSPDDHFFGVFDGHGEYGAQCSQFAKNKICENLLRNSKFHLDAVEACHAAFLMTNSQLHADAIDDSMSGTTAITILVRGTTLYVSNSGDSRAVIAERRGNEVMAVDLSIDQTPFRPDESERVKLCGARVLTLDQIEGLKNPDVQCWDTEEGDDGDPPRLWVQNGMYPGTAFTRSIGDSVAETIGVVANPEIVVLELTSDHPFFVIASDGVFEFLSSQTVVDMVTKYKDPRDACAAIVAESYRLWLQYETRTDDITVIVVQVNGLTNGAVGQSGSSDVALRPPLPQVVELSGSESPSVMNWNSRIQRARQDISRARLRAIESSLENGQIWVPPSPAHRKTWEEEAQIERVLHDHFLFRKLTDSQCQVLLDCMQRVEVQVGDVVVKQGGECDSFYVVGSGEFEVLATQDEENGEAPRVLQHYTADKLSSFGELALMYNKPLQASVRAVTNGILWELKREDFRGILVSEFSNLSSLKLLRSVDLLSRLTILQLSHIADMVSEVPFSDGQTIVNEKQEPLGLYIIQKGVVKITFDMDLVKFENASSLLCENQKQDDIQNKKSITVEKSEGSYFGEWTLLGEQVASLSVIAVGDVVCAILTKEKFDSVVGPLAKLSQDDLRARGHQTILSSESVQTFDTLTLERLQLADLEWQTCLYSTDCSEIGLVRLRDSDKLFSLKRFSKQKIKMLGKEAQVLNEKNLLKQMNTVASVPQVLCTCADEIHAGIVLDTCLACSVVAILNNPLDEESTRFCAASVVIALEDLHNNDILYRGVSPDVLMFDQTGHIQVHEFEPWNQPLMLVLG; the protein is encoded by the exons ATGGGTTGTGTTTATTCAAGAGCTTGCATTGGGGAGATTTGTGCACCAAGGAATGTGGATGTTAAAGAGCCGGAAAATGTGAAACCTGCTGAAATTCCTGTATTTTCACCTGCTTCATCAAATGGGGAAGATGGAGAAACTAGAGATCAGCTTAATCAATTAAGTCTATCTAGGGACAATGAAATTGGTATAACCAGACTTTCTAGAGTGTCTGCACAATTTTTGCCACCTGATGGTTCACGGGTTGTAAAAGTTCCATCAGGTAATTATGAACTACGATGTTCGTTTTTATCTCAAAGAGGGTACTATCCTGATGCCCTTGATAAAGCTAATCAAGATAGTTTATGCATTCACACTCCATTTGGAACAAGTCCAGATGATCATTTCTTTGGTGTTTTCGATGGCCATGGAGAGTATGGAGCTCAATGCTCCCAGTTTgcgaaaaataaaatttgtgaaaATTTGCTTAGGAACAGTAAATTTCATTTAGATGCTGTGGAGGCATGTCATGCGGCATTCTTGATGACCAACTCGCAGTTGCACGCTGACGCTATAGATGATAGCATGAGCGGAACAACTGCAATTACTATACTCGTACGAGGTACGACACTTTATGTCTCTAATAGCGGTGATTCAAGAGCTGTTATAGCCGAGAGACGGGGTAATGAAGTCATGGCTGTTGACCTTTCAATTGACCAAACACCATTTAGGCCTGATGAGAGTGAGCGGGTTAAGCTCTGTGGAGCAAGAGTTCTTACACTGGATCAGATTGAAGGATTGAAAAATCCAGATGTGCAATGTTGGGACACTGAAGAAGGTGATGATGGTGATCCTCCTAGGTTGTGGGTGCAAAATGGAATGTATCCTGGTACGGCTTTTACAAGAAGTATAGGTGATTCTGTCGCTGAGACAATTGGTGTTGTTGCAAATCCTGAAATTGTTGTTTTGGAGCTCACCTCAGATCATCCTTTCTTTGTGATTGCCAGTGATGGGGTATTTGAGTTTCTTTCCAGCCAAACTGTGGTGGACATG GTCACAAAGTATAAGGATCCGCGTGATGCTTGTGCTGCAATTGTTGCTGAGTCATACCGTCTTTGGCTACAGTATGAAACACGCACAGATGATATTACCGTGATAGTTGTACAAGTGAATGGATTGACTAAT GGTGCGGTTGGCCAATCAGGAAGTTCTGATGTTGCTTTACGACCACCGTTGCCTCAGGTTGTGGAATTATCTGGATCAGAATCTCCATCAGTTATGAACTGGAATTCTAGGATTCAACGTGCCAGGCAAGATATATCTCGGGCACGACTGCGTGCTATTGAGAGTTCCTTAGAGAATGGGCAGATATGGGTTCCCCCATCTCCAGCCCATAGGAAGACATGGGAAGAAGAA GCACAGATTGAACGGGTTTTGCatgatcattttctttttagaaaGCTTACAGATTCTCAGTGTCAAGTTTTGTTGGATTGTATGCAAAGAGTTGAGGTTCAAGTTGGAGACGTTGTAGTCAAACAG GGTGGAGAATGTGACTCTTTCTATGTTGTTGGAAGCGGGGAATTTGAGGTCTTAGCAACACAG GATGAGGAAAACGGCGAAGCTCCTAGGGTTCTTCAGCACTACACAGCTGATAAGTTGTCATCCTTTGGGGAGCTGGCTCTGAT GTACAATAAACCACTCCAAGCTTCTGTCCGCGCTGTTACCAACGGAATTTTGTGGGAACTTAAACGAGAAGATTTTAGAGGAATTCTTGTGTCAGAGTTTTCTAATTTGTCTTCATTGAAGCTTCTGCGTTCTGTAGATCTTCTATCAAGATTGACGATTTTACAACTAAGTCATATTGCAGATATGGTTTCAGAAGTTCCTTTTTCTGATGGACAGACAATAGTAAATGAG AAACAGGAACCTTTGGGCCTATACATTATCCAGAAAGGGGTTGTAAAAATTACATTTGACATGGATTtagtaaaatttgaaaatgcATCAAGTCTCCTGTGTGAAAACCAGAAGCAGGATGATATACAGAACAAAAAAAGCATAACAGTCGAGAAGAGTGAAGGGAGCTACTTTGGGGAATGGACACTTCTTGGGGAACAAGTTGCCTCTTTGAGTGTCATTGCTGTTGGTGATGTGGTATGCGCTATCTTAACTAAGGAGAAGTTTGATTCAGTTGTTGGTCCTTTGGCAAAGCTCTCACAGGATGATCTTAG GGCAAGGGGCCATCAAACAATTCTCTCTTCAGAATCTGTCCAAACCTTTGACACTTTGACGCTTGAAAGATTGCAGCTTGCTGATCTG GAGTGGCAGACTTGCTTATATTCAACTGACTGCAGTGAGATTGGCCTAGTTCGGCTAAGAGACTCAG ATAAGCTGTTTAGCTTGAAGAGGTTTTCAAAGCAGAAAATCAAAATGCTTGGGAAAGAAGCACAAGTGTTAAATGAGAAGAATCTATTGAAGCAAATGAATACAGTAGCTTCAGTACCTCAAGTTTTATGTACTTGTGCTGATGAAATTCATGCTGGCATAGTTCTGGACACATGCCTGGCTTGCTCTGTGGTAGCAATACTTAACAACCCCCTTGATGAGGAATCAACACGTTTCTGTGCTGCATCAGTTGTCATTGCTCTGGAAGACTTGCACAAT AATGACATACTTTATAGAGGTGTTTCTCCTGACGTACTAATGTTCGACCAAACTGGCCATATTCAG GTCCACGAGTTTGAGCCGTGGAATCAACCACTGATGCTTGTGTTAGG